The sequence below is a genomic window from Desertifilum tharense IPPAS B-1220.
GCTTTACTTTCAAGGGCAATTTATCCGTAAAGCGATGCGAGAGCAGCGAGTCACCCAAACTCAACTGTTAGCTGCCGTGCGGCAAAATAATATTGGCTCTCTCCAGGATGTAGAGGCAATTGTAATGGAATCAGGTGGAACCATTGCAGTCATTAAAAAAGACTCAGCGGGCGAACTCACAGAGGATTCCGCGCTGAGGAATATTCCCAAAATCAACTAGTCCTCTTCTGTCATTCTCCAAGAAATTGGGTTCAAACCCTGATTCTGTCGTTGACTATCGTTAGCGTTAATGAAGCTGTAATAGCGAAAAAGCGTTGGAATTTCGGAAAGTGACAAAAGAGGGCTAGAGTAGCAAGTTAGAAATTGCCTCAATCAAGCGATCGACCTCTAGGGGTTTGGGCAAGTGGAGTTGAAAACCTGCCGCGATCGCGCTTTGACGATCGAGTTCTCCAGCGTAGGCGGTGAGGGCGATCGCCGGGAGGGTTCCCCCCTGTTGGGGCGATCGCAATCGAATCTGCTGGATTAGTTGATAGCCGTTGATTTCTGGCATCCCAATATCGCTGAGTAGAAGATCGGGAACCTGCCGATCCAAAACCGCTAAGGCTTCTTGAGCCGAGGCCGCTAAAATCGGTTTAGCCCCGCATTGCTCCAACATAAAACCAACGAGTTCCCTAGCATCGGCTTCATCATCCACCACTAAAACCCGTACATCGGTCAATTCTTGGGTTTGAGCATCCGAGGGCGATCGCTCTAAGTCCAAAAACGATTCTGTTTGCATCAGCGGTAGCCTCACCGTAAAGGTTGCGCCGAGTCCTTCGCCCAGACTATCGGCAAAAATCGAACCCCCATGCAACTCCACCAAATTGCGGACAATGGCGAGTCCTAGCCCCAACCCTCCGAACTTGCGCGTTGTTGTACTATCGGCTTGGCGGAAATATTCAAACACATGGGGTAAAAATTCCGGCTTAATCCCTTTCCCCGTGTCTTGAACCTGAATTTGGGCGCAGTTATCCACCTTTTCTAAACGGACTTCAATCGATCCCCGATCGGGTGTAAATTTAACCGCATTAGATAATAGATTCCAGACAATTTGCTGGAGGCGGTTGGCATCTCCCGAAACTAAACCCACGTCAGGATCGAGGGCGGTGTGGATTTGTAGCGATTTGACCCCGGCGGCGAGTTGCACCGTATCTAAAGCCGCTTCAATCGTCGTTTTGAGATCGACAGCGCTGGTGGTTAACACCATTTTGCCGCGCAGAATCCGGGAAACATCGAGCAAGTCTTCAATTAACTGAGTTTGCAGTTTGGCGTTCCGTTCAATCGTTTCTAGGGCGCGTCGCCGAGCTTGTTCGTCAAATTTGCGCGTTAATAGCAGTTTGCTCCATCCCAAAATCGGGTTGAGAGGCGATCGCAATTCGTGGGATAGAACGGCGAGAAACTCATCTTTAATCCGGTTCGCTTCCTGCGCCTGCTGATAGAGTTGAGAATTATCAATCGCCAGAGCAATCCGATAGGCCAGTTCTTCGGCTAAAAGCAAGTCTGAATTTTGATAAAATCGTCCCGATTCGGCTGTCGTACAGAGCGTGAGCGTCCCTAGGGTGCGAGTACGGGCAATTAAAGGCACCGTAATCAGCGATTGCAGTTGACTTTGGCGCATAAACTCTAGGTGTTCTGGGCTGCTGGCGATCGCTTGTATCCATTCATCCTCAATGCGAGTGACGAGTTTAGTTTTGCCGCTTTTGAGAACTTTAGTAATCGGATGCGCTTGCAACTCTTGGGAAGGGACAAATTGCTGAATTAACTCAAATCGGTCTTGCCAGAGGGGGTTGCGATGCTGCCAAGCAATGCGCTGCACCTGCCCATCGGTGCCCACCACATCCATATAACAGAAGTCAGCGAGGGTAGGGACGATCAGGCGGGCAATATCGGCAAGGGTATTTTGATAGTCTAGGGAACGAACCAAAACAGCACTCGACTCGCTGAGAAGCTTTTGAGCCATCTCTGCGGCTTTGCGTTCCGTCATATCAAGTAGAAATGCTACCCCGCGATCGCGATAACCGGGTAACAAGGCGCAGCCCAGTAAGATCGGGATGCGAGAGCCATCTTTGCGGATAAATTCTTTCTCAAAGGGCGGACAGGAACCCGTTGAGAGAATCTGCGCTAGCATTGCCTCATCTAAGCTATGGTACTCAGTCGGCGTAATCGCTCGCCAAGACACCTGTCTAGCTTGGATTTCGGCGCGATCGTAACCGAGGAGTTGGAGGGCGACGGTATTGGCATCGAGCAGATCGCCTTCGGATTCCCAAAACAAGATTCCCACCATCTCCGACTCCACCACCCCCCGAAACCGGGCTTCGCTTTCTTGCAGGGCGGCGACGGCTGAAGTGCGATCGCTAATATCGTTAAAGGTGACAACCCCGGCGGTAATATTCCCTTGGCGATCGCGCACGGGTGTTGCATTGACTAACATTGTCCCCCTGGTGCCATCTCCTCGCAAAAAGCCGATTTCTTCATCAACAACCACTTCGCCTCGGCTGACAGCGCGGGCGAGGGGCCATTCTTCAGGGCGATAGGGGCGTCCGTCTTCGTGAAATCCTGAGTAACCTTGATATTGGTCGATGGTTTCAGCTTGACGAAACGAGGTACCCCAAATTTCGGCAACTTGGGCGTTACCTAACAACAGCTTGCCAGAGGGGGCTTCTGCAATAATCACCCCGGCGGGCATTTGTTGGAGGACGGTTTCTAATAATTCGCGTTCGGTTCTAATTTGGTCGAGCAGCCGTTGTTTTTCGGCTTCGGCTTGCTTGCGTTCGGTAATATCTACGGTAGAACCGACAACCCGGATCAGGCGTCCTTGGCGATCGCGAATCAAATAGCCGCGATCCCAAACATCAATCCATCGCCCATCCCGGTGGCGAATTCGATATTCAGATTCATAGCGATCGCGCTTGTTGTCTTGCAGGGAAAGTAACATTTCCTGCAACTGAGGGATATCCTCTGGATGAACCCGATCGAGCCAACTCTCGCGATGGTGAGCCAGTTCTTGGGGGTGCAAGCCCAGGAGATTGGATAATCCCTCCGAACGATAGATGGTATTGGCTTGCAAATCCCAATCGTAAACAACGCCCATAACGGCTCGCGTGGCTAGGCGGAAGCGTTCGTCGCTGATTCGCAGGGCTTCTTCTGCACGAATGCGATCGCTAATATCAATTGAAACCCCAGCGAGCAATTGCCGTTGCACCCCATCGCGTAAGGGAAACTTAAACGACATATAGTAGCGCGTTTCTCCCGACTCGAAAGGAACGGTTTCGACAACGCGGATCGCCTGCTGCGTGGCGAGAACTTCTGCGTCATTGGCACAGACTTGTTGAGCCACTTCAACCGGAAAGAGATCGAAATCGGTTTTACCGA
It includes:
- a CDS encoding PAS domain S-box protein; the encoded protein is MLIRRSQVERYGVAVASVGIALLLMLLLEPLLNVSQAPFLLFFGAVTLSAYYGGFKAGMLATGISAIATTYFLIVPQASLSLDWAATGRLSLFIFQCTLISSLCEALQRSKQQAQAHLARLKQSEERFRLALGNPGIVAFTQDTQLRYQWIHNPQFKRRSIDWVGKTDFDVFSPAEAEHLTRIKQQVLQTGTPTREEVALTIEGTLQYYDLMSEPLFDDRDRVVGIACTAVNITERKQIEQQLESATQDVTNILESIADAFFAVDRDWRFTYVNRQFELSSNRPREALLGQNLWEVFPDIVESDFYREYHRAMAQQVPVSVEAISVPNSRRWFAARCYPRPNGVAVYYQEITQKKLAEQRLAAQYAVTRVLSEVMTLPEAVPSILQSLCQTLGLPVGVVWRVEDNVLRYVNHWCSPETDRQAFIEQTQSLTFAPQEGILGQILATHQPIWIADIRQEEGFIRASEALEQGLYAVFGFPILFGNEILGAIECFSDRPAEPDPDLLQMMAAIGTQIGQFMERQRTQDALKESRNLFESFMTHSPFSAYIKDESGHFIYVNDRVVRFFNRPAADFIGKTDFDLFPVEVAQQVCANDAEVLATQQAIRVVETVPFESGETRYYMSFKFPLRDGVQRQLLAGVSIDISDRIRAEEALRISDERFRLATRAVMGVVYDWDLQANTIYRSEGLSNLLGLHPQELAHHRESWLDRVHPEDIPQLQEMLLSLQDNKRDRYESEYRIRHRDGRWIDVWDRGYLIRDRQGRLIRVVGSTVDITERKQAEAEKQRLLDQIRTERELLETVLQQMPAGVIIAEAPSGKLLLGNAQVAEIWGTSFRQAETIDQYQGYSGFHEDGRPYRPEEWPLARAVSRGEVVVDEEIGFLRGDGTRGTMLVNATPVRDRQGNITAGVVTFNDISDRTSAVAALQESEARFRGVVESEMVGILFWESEGDLLDANTVALQLLGYDRAEIQARQVSWRAITPTEYHSLDEAMLAQILSTGSCPPFEKEFIRKDGSRIPILLGCALLPGYRDRGVAFLLDMTERKAAEMAQKLLSESSAVLVRSLDYQNTLADIARLIVPTLADFCYMDVVGTDGQVQRIAWQHRNPLWQDRFELIQQFVPSQELQAHPITKVLKSGKTKLVTRIEDEWIQAIASSPEHLEFMRQSQLQSLITVPLIARTRTLGTLTLCTTAESGRFYQNSDLLLAEELAYRIALAIDNSQLYQQAQEANRIKDEFLAVLSHELRSPLNPILGWSKLLLTRKFDEQARRRALETIERNAKLQTQLIEDLLDVSRILRGKMVLTTSAVDLKTTIEAALDTVQLAAGVKSLQIHTALDPDVGLVSGDANRLQQIVWNLLSNAVKFTPDRGSIEVRLEKVDNCAQIQVQDTGKGIKPEFLPHVFEYFRQADSTTTRKFGGLGLGLAIVRNLVELHGGSIFADSLGEGLGATFTVRLPLMQTESFLDLERSPSDAQTQELTDVRVLVVDDEADARELVGFMLEQCGAKPILAASAQEALAVLDRQVPDLLLSDIGMPEINGYQLIQQIRLRSPQQGGTLPAIALTAYAGELDRQSAIAAGFQLHLPKPLEVDRLIEAISNLLL